In the Gemmatimonadota bacterium genome, TAAATAAGACCGGCTCGAAATGCGTCTCCCGCTCCTGTTGTATCGCGCGCAGTGACCTGGTATGCGGGCTGTTCAAAACTATTGCCATTTTCCTGAAAAACCTGACAGCCCTGTTTCCCCCTGGTAATCACCACAGTTTCTATACCGGCCTTTAAAAGCCCAACCGCCACATCCGAGGGCATACCCATTCTGTGTCGGCGCATAAAACCGTCAGAATTGATCACCACATCACAAAATTTTGCAAGCGGATGATCGGGGGACAGTTCAATAGCAAACACAGTTATATCATGCTCTCGTGCAATTTGAGCTGCCCGGATTGCATTTTCACCCAAAAAGGGATCGACCGACAACAGGGTGACACCATCGAGGTCCGCCTCAGTTAGCGGCCTGCTGCGCACATCGGGGAAATGTCCACAAATTGTTCGTCCACCGTTGACATCAGACAGGATAACGGCATGCCCGGTGCGAACGCTGGGATCTATATCGAGCCTGCGAATATCCACGTCAAATTGACGCATCGTGCGCAAAAAAAGTGCACCCCTGCGATCGTCTCCCAATGCACACCCCATCAACCGCACGTCAACCCCCAATCCGCTCAACGTCACCGCCGTATTGGTCGCTTCTCCACCAGCAAATTCCTCGTCTCGAAACGCGCGCGTGTGTCCATTGCGCTCGGGAAACCAGGCCACTTGCACGATTTGATCAATACCCAGTACACCGTAACACAACACTGCGCCAGAAGAAATAGACATAACAATACGCTCACATAAAAAAACCGTCCGCAAAGACGGTAACGACCATCCCCAATTGTCAAAAAAATGGACTCAGTCGAGACAGTGAATGGCAGAAGCAAACGCGCCAATCAGCGCGGCATCCCAGCCCGTTTCTTCAAAAATGCTACCAACCACCACAAAAGATGCACCCAATGCGACCCGTTCTGCCGCAGCTTTGGGATCGCGAATACCACCACCGACAATTATTGGGATCGACACATAACTACAGACTGCCTGTACTATTTCTTCGGGTACCATCAACTCTGGCCCGCTACCGGCATCCAAATACACGCATTGCATACCCAAATACTCAGCGGCAAGAGCGTGCGCCATTGCAATCTCGGGTTTGTCGCGCGGCAAGGGACGTGTGTTGCTCACATATTCGGCTGTGGTGAGCTGCCCTGTATCCACGAGCGCGTAGCCGGTTGCAATGGCCTCTAAGCCGTGTGCTTTCAAAATTGGCGCAGCCTTGACGTGTTGCCCGATCAGCAATTCGGGATTGCGACCACTGATAAGCGACAAAAACATAATCGCATCGGCAGCCGCTGAGATCTGGTTGGTATCGCCGGGAAATATAATCACCGGAATATCTACAGCGCGTACAACCTCGCTCACCATGCGATCAAAATTGGTGGATAACAAAAAACTGCCGCCAATCAAAATGGCGTCTGCTCCCTGCGCTTCACAAAGAGAGGCCGTGCGCCCCAGATCTTTCTTGTCGAGCCTGTCGGGATCCAGATAGGGCAAAAACCCCGCCCCGCGGCGATTGCGAATAGCCACCAACTGTTCGAATATCGACATTGAGGCACTTACCCTCCCACCTGTGCCCGAATGATGTCGGGCACTCGTGCCAGAGCCTCTCCGATCTTTTCGGGAAACTTGCCACCGGCCTGCGCCAGATGGGGGCGACCACCGCCACCACCACCCACAATCTGTGCGATGGCTTTGACAACATTGCCAGCCTGCACACCCTGACCGATCAGATCGTCCGTCACCACAGCGAGAAGCGATGCCTTGCCATTTAAATTCGCGCCAATCACGCCAACGCCCTCTGTACCCAGGGCATCGCGCAAACCGTCACCCATTGTGCGAAACCCTTCCATATCGGGCGGCGAGACCTCGGCGGCCACAACGCGCACACCATTTACATTCAGAGCACTGCTCACTAGCATATCCATCTCTGAACCGGTCTGCTCCCGCCGCAAGCTCTGCAACTCGCGCTCGAGTTCGCGATTGTGCGCAAGCAGGTGCGCGACCTTATCCGACAATTCCGATGTTGACGCACTCAGTTGCGACGAGAGATCGGCCAAAATTTCCTTTTGCTCGCGCACGATGGCTTCTGCACCCGGCCCGGTGACCGCCTCAATGCGCCGCACACCGGCTGCAGTACCCGTCTCTTGCGTGAGCTGAAACAGCCCAATTTGCCCGGTGCTTTGCACATGCGTGCCACCGCACAACTCCAGACTAAAATCCCCCACCTGCACCATGCGCACCTCATCGCCATATTTTTCGCTAAACAACATCATCGCACCCATTTCCACGGCGCGATCCAACGTATCAAAAGAAATATCAACAGCCCAATCCCGCCTGACCGCGTCATTGACAATGCCCACAATATCGTCTAATTGCGCAGGTGTTACGCCTTCAAAATGCGTAAAATCAAAGCGCAACCTATCCGGGGCAACTAGCGAGCCAGCCTGGTGTACATGGTCGCCCAATACCTGCCGCAAAGCGCGATGCATCAGATGCGTGGCCGTGTGATTGCGCGCTGTATTCAAACGGGTTTCAGCATCGACATGCGCCTTCACATCCATCCCCACCAGCCCTTCGGCCTGCCCATTGCACAGACGACCGCGATGAACAATTGCTTCTCCCGCCTTAAATGTAGTCGCTACCTTAAAGCGCACACCTTCGCCTACAAGTTCACCCTTATCCCCAACCTGCCCGCCAGACTCGGCATAAAATGGCGTTATATCCAGATAGAGATCCAGCATCTCATCCTGTGCGGGTTGACAGGCGACAATGCGCGAATCGGATACAAGTGTTTCGTATCCCACAAATTCCGAATGTTTTTTAGTAAGTGTAACCGTCGGTTCATTTACGTGAATATGAAAAGAAGCCGCCAAACGAGACCTCTCCTGTTGCGCTGCCATCTGCGCTTCAAAGCCCTCCTCATCCACCTCAATACCCTTTTCGGCTGCCATCAACCGCGTCAAATCAATGGGAAAGCCATAGGTATCGTATAGCTGGAAAGCATCTGCCCCTGAAATATGTCCTTTCGCCTGCATCGCGTCAAAAATTTCCAGCCCGCGATCCAGTGTTTTGCCAAAACCCTCTTCCTCAGACCGAATCACCCGCGTAATATGATCGCTTTTTTCTTTTACCTCGGGAAATGCAATACCCATTTCACTGGCTACTGTCTCTACCAGTCGAAATATAAACGGCTCATGCATCCCCAGCGAGCGTCCAAACCGCGCAGCACGGCGCAAAATTCGCCGCAAAACATAGCCTCGCCCTTCATTGGACGGCAACGCCCCATCTGCGATTGCAAATGAGAGTGTACGCACATGGTCGGCAATCACGCGTATGGGTACCTGATGGTCTTTGTTATAGGGTTTTCGAGTAATCTCACTGATCGCCCCAATAATTGGCAAAAACACATCCGTATCATAAGTGGTTTGCACTCCCTGTAAAATTGAACAAATCCGCTCAAATCCCATCCCCGTATCCACGTGCTGATCTGGCAAAGGCTGCAATATGCCATCGGCATCGCGATTGTACTGAATAAAAACCAGATTCCAGATTTCGACATAATCCTCGGAATCTAAATCCGGTACGGCATCCTGTTGCGCCGGGTCATCGCCGAGATAAAAGTGTACTTCAGAACACGGACCACAAGGACCAGTACTCCCCATCTCCCAGAAATTATCTTCCTTCCCCAAACGCAGCACGCGATTGGCGGGCAAATCCGTCACGCGCGACCAGAGATTTTCAGCCTCCACATCAGCCTCCAGGCCATCCTCCTCATCGCCGCCAAACACCGTTGCCCACATGCGATCTTTTGGCAACTGCCACACATCTGTGAGCAACTCCCACGCCCACGCTATAGCTTCTTTTTTAAAGTAGTCTCCAAAAGACCAGTTGCCCAACATCTCAAAAAACGTGTGATGGTTGGGACTGAATCCCACTTCCTCCAGATCGTTGTGCTTGCCCGAAACCCGCAAACACTTCTGCGTATCAACTGCCCGTGAATAGGGCCGACGCCCGGTGCCCAAAAACACATCCTTAAACTGATTCATACCCGCATTGGTAAACAACAGCGTGGGATCGTCTTGTGGCAATAGAGGGGCACTTTGAACCCGCGTATGGCCTTTGGATTCAAAAAATGCCTGAAACTCTTCACGAATTTGTACAGCAGTCTTCATCTTTTATTCAAACCTCTTCATTTTCTATTTTAGACCACACTTTTTGAGCGACATCTCGCGCAACCGAAACCTCAAATCCCCTGCGCCCCAAAAAACCGTACATCCGCCCGAGCGCTTTCTCACGAGATAATCCCCGGTAGCGATTTGCCCTGCCCATCAACAAATTGAGTGCAACATCTTCAATATCAACATCTGCCAAAACATCGTCCACAACGCGATTGATTATCTCAGTCGGAACACCCCGATGCACAAGATCGCGCACAAGTGCCACCCGTCCAGAAGGCCGCAATCGCAACCGTTGCTCGACAAATTGACGCGCAAACAACACATCATCAATTAAATTGAGACGCTCGAGCATCGAGAGGGTCTGTTCAATCGCGTCTTGCTCATAACCCCGTCCAGCGAGTTTGTCGCAAATCTCTTTTTTTGTATAAGCCCTATTGCTCAGCAAGCGCAGGGCATACGCCTTGGCTTTTTCAACGGCTTCATCGGTTTCTAATTTCACGACAATTTCTCGCTAAAAAAGAACAACAGAGCAGGTATTAAAATAGGCAAACCCACTCTGTTGTCAAAGCCTAAAATGCGATTTCTTTCTCAGGTTCCCCGTGCGTTATTGTCCAGCACTCGTGTACGCATAGACCGCATTATCCCCGCCATCAACCACATAGAATCGGTCGCTGGCATAGATGATACCAAACGGATCACTGCTGACCAGATTGAAGTCCGCATCCTCATCACGCTGGCCAGAAACCGTGTACGCATAGACCTTATTAGTCTCGCTATCAGAGTTATTAGCCACATAGAATCGGTCATTGGCATAGGCAATACCAAACGGATCAATGTTGTCCTCAGCCAGATCGAAGTCTGCATCCGCAACACGCTGACCAGAAACCGTGTACGCATAGACCTTTACAGTCGAAAAATCAGCCACATAGAATCGGTCGTTGGCATAGGTAATAGTCGCTGGCGCACTGTTGTCGCTATCCAGAGTGAAGTCTGCTGCCGCATCGCGCTGACCAGCACTCGTGTACGCATAGATCTTTTCATCTCCCCGATCAGACACATTTCCCCGATCAATCACATAGAATCGGTTGTCGGCATAGGTGATACCTTCCGGCGCAGTGTTGTTGCTATCCAGAGCAAAGTCTGCTGCTGCATCGCGCTGACCAGCACTCGTGTACGCATAGACCTTTCCATCC is a window encoding:
- a CDS encoding carbohydrate kinase family protein, with product MSISSGAVLCYGVLGIDQIVQVAWFPERNGHTRAFRDEEFAGGEATNTAVTLSGLGVDVRLMGCALGDDRRGALFLRTMRQFDVDIRRLDIDPSVRTGHAVILSDVNGGRTICGHFPDVRSRPLTEADLDGVTLLSVDPFLGENAIRAAQIAREHDITVFAIELSPDHPLAKFCDVVINSDGFMRRHRMGMPSDVAVGLLKAGIETVVITRGKQGCQVFQENGNSFEQPAYQVTARDTTGAGDAFRAGLIYGYLQGWTLTRSVQFASGSAALTCARAGGAGHIHGEEQVLQLIAED
- a CDS encoding regulatory protein RecX, with protein sequence MVVKLETDEAVEKAKAYALRLLSNRAYTKKEICDKLAGRGYEQDAIEQTLSMLERLNLIDDVLFARQFVEQRLRLRPSGRVALVRDLVHRGVPTEIINRVVDDVLADVDIEDVALNLLMGRANRYRGLSREKALGRMYGFLGRRGFEVSVARDVAQKVWSKIENEEV
- the alaS gene encoding alanine--tRNA ligase; its protein translation is MKTAVQIREEFQAFFESKGHTRVQSAPLLPQDDPTLLFTNAGMNQFKDVFLGTGRRPYSRAVDTQKCLRVSGKHNDLEEVGFSPNHHTFFEMLGNWSFGDYFKKEAIAWAWELLTDVWQLPKDRMWATVFGGDEEDGLEADVEAENLWSRVTDLPANRVLRLGKEDNFWEMGSTGPCGPCSEVHFYLGDDPAQQDAVPDLDSEDYVEIWNLVFIQYNRDADGILQPLPDQHVDTGMGFERICSILQGVQTTYDTDVFLPIIGAISEITRKPYNKDHQVPIRVIADHVRTLSFAIADGALPSNEGRGYVLRRILRRAARFGRSLGMHEPFIFRLVETVASEMGIAFPEVKEKSDHITRVIRSEEEGFGKTLDRGLEIFDAMQAKGHISGADAFQLYDTYGFPIDLTRLMAAEKGIEVDEEGFEAQMAAQQERSRLAASFHIHVNEPTVTLTKKHSEFVGYETLVSDSRIVACQPAQDEMLDLYLDITPFYAESGGQVGDKGELVGEGVRFKVATTFKAGEAIVHRGRLCNGQAEGLVGMDVKAHVDAETRLNTARNHTATHLMHRALRQVLGDHVHQAGSLVAPDRLRFDFTHFEGVTPAQLDDIVGIVNDAVRRDWAVDISFDTLDRAVEMGAMMLFSEKYGDEVRMVQVGDFSLELCGGTHVQSTGQIGLFQLTQETGTAAGVRRIEAVTGPGAEAIVREQKEILADLSSQLSASTSELSDKVAHLLAHNRELERELQSLRREQTGSEMDMLVSSALNVNGVRVVAAEVSPPDMEGFRTMGDGLRDALGTEGVGVIGANLNGKASLLAVVTDDLIGQGVQAGNVVKAIAQIVGGGGGGRPHLAQAGGKFPEKIGEALARVPDIIRAQVGG
- a CDS encoding geranylgeranylglyceryl/heptaprenylglyceryl phosphate synthase: MSIFEQLVAIRNRRGAGFLPYLDPDRLDKKDLGRTASLCEAQGADAILIGGSFLLSTNFDRMVSEVVRAVDIPVIIFPGDTNQISAAADAIMFLSLISGRNPELLIGQHVKAAPILKAHGLEAIATGYALVDTGQLTTAEYVSNTRPLPRDKPEIAMAHALAAEYLGMQCVYLDAGSGPELMVPEEIVQAVCSYVSIPIIVGGGIRDPKAAAERVALGASFVVVGSIFEETGWDAALIGAFASAIHCLD